ATGCCGCATTATAATATggtatttccttcatgttagtAGTAACTATATTTGAGGTAATCAAATTTCCATTCGTACTTCCTTCATGTTAGTAGTGACTAATTTGAGGTAATTTGTAATAGTTTCTGAAATTGTAATGACCAATTTCTTTGtttcaaaatatcaaattacacaagtttactaaaaaaaaaatgtcttagtATCAATAATATACCCATCCATCATtgtttgaaatataaaataaagaaataaaatttttgtaaaaaaaaaaagtattcaatCCAAATCTGCAGCAGCATTGCGTATCGCCATAATTTTCCTCTGCAAATGCTAGAGATATAACCGCTGCATTTCTGGCATGACactcacatccatcatcataatgcgtTGATCCGCTTCCTTCTTGGCGAGCTCTAATTTCTCCGCCTCAAACATTAGTCTTTCGTCTTCTTGACGAATTTTATTTAGCTATTTTTCCTTCTCATTTTCTATCTTCTTGACCTCCAACTTCAGCCTTTCATCATCGAGACGCATTTTTTTGTCATcttttttcttatcatattctaTTTTCTCGGCCTTGAGATGAAAAGACTCTTCTGAGTGCGTGACTCCTCTAAAAACATATACTTCATCTTTTTGAGCACAAAATTTTCCTCTACTTGCTTGTTTTGggtttttcattttcctttctcaacTTTTATTTCTATTGGTTGGTCCAATTAAGTCACATCATTATCTATCACATTATTTGCCTCAAGATCAAAAACTGAATCTATCGTAACGCCCAAACATCGAGTTGGGGTTGGGGACTAGGACATCATCTTGTTTTGCTTTGGATCCTCTTTCGTGGAACACTAAATCCATTTAAGTTAATTATTCAACAGGTGCTGACAATACTCAAACTGGAATAAGCATTTTATTCCCATTTTAGAGATTGGGATGAAATAGTATTTTTAcattaaatcttaaaaattttctcaaaatataaaaataaagaagatatGCAGATATCAAATGCGAGTGTTCCAAGAAACCCACAAGGACCTGCACATGAGCGATGGCAGTGTGTCAGTGAGCCCCCTACTGTTCCTTCGGTGCTAATTGTTGGAGGAGTTGAATAATTTCATGCgctttgaataattttttcataaaggAGGCCGAGAACATTGCATTGaattaaaagaatctccatatatattattttacttttctctctattattaaaatgtatttgctttcttttaaacaaatgggcatattatataaacaaattttttataaatttaataatgagCAAAATGCTGAATTGCAATTCCGATCTAAATGAAATTTTGAACTTGTAGCtataccatattatatatagattatacaACACCAGTAAAATAAGAGCTGCTGCAAGGCTAAAATAATGCTAGCTAGATGACAGATGTTATAGAGAATGGGGAAGCTAGCGCTCTTAGGTCCCGTTTGGATTCAAAGCAGATacaactcatctcatcattataatttatcaaattttcatacaaaatataataataaactattcaattttttcaaatctcaaaataataataataataataatataacttatCTAAACTCAGTGTCCAAATTTAACCTTAATGATTTATCAAAAAGCTAAAAGCACAAACTGAATAACAAGAGCTTCTTACATCCTCtacatttaaacaaaaaaaaggagCTTCTTACATCCTTTCAAAACCAGTAAATGCCTCGATCGGCAGAAATGAATaagctttccttttcttttagaaCCCTCGTAGTCATCCTTCAGATTAGCCTAATTGGGGTTGGGGATATAACCTTTGTTTAAATGGGAAACTCTCTCATGCGTTTTCTGCCAAAACTTAGCACAGGAGAATTGTAGATTGTGAAACAATAGCAGCAGTACAAATAGACGTCATCTACTTTTAGAAGCTAATTATGGTTAACAGCGAATGATTTTGAAACAAACAAGAATCCCGAAAACTCAAGATATCAATCTCATCAATCCACTACGTTTTCATTGCATAGCGACAACCCAAAACAGACCCGTCCCTAATACAAGACAGCATAGCTATAATCCACTACATTTCACACTCCTGATTTGCGCAATTCAGCAGCACCATGAGCAAAGTGACATCTTTCTCCAAAGGTGCACGATCCCTTGGTAAAGTTCTCACACAGCTTAGTCTTATAGTTGCTTCCGGGTGGAGCCGCAGCCCCAGGCATTCCATGGGTTTTTGGAGGGCCGGCCACCGAGACAGTCACGATTAGCTGCCTCACCATAGCACTTGCTTCCTTAATCTGCTCAAAAGTCCCCTCAAGTTCAATGTTTCTGAGATTGGGATCAGACTCATGATCTCGAATTGAAAGCTTGGCTCCCGTCTGGCGACATATCTGCTTGGAATTCACACCACCCTTCCCAATGATGGCTCCAGCAAGGGAAGCATCGACACTGATTTTTGCAGTGGCCGAAGCACCAAAGCTAGCAGCAGGGCCTGGTGGGGGAAGCTCCATCCGAGAACCCATTCGGCCAGGGATAGGTCCCATTGCACGTGGATCTTCATGAGATGGAGCTATAGGCTTACCAAGTTCCCAGTCATTATGAGCGAAATGGCATTTGTCACCAAATTTGCAGCCTTCAGCAGTGTTATACTTGTTGCACATGCGGGTTTTAACTGCAGGTGTAGAGCCATTTTGGATGGTTGGTGGCCCCGCCATGTTTCTAGATGCTGCAGGAGTAGCAGGTGCTAGATTCATCATCTGTGCCACAGCATTATATCCACCGGGAACATAGTGCAGGAAGTGGCAGCTCTCACCAAAAGGACAGCCAGCAGTGCTGCAATCCAAAACATGACATGTCAGACCATACCAAAACAACTCGTAACAAGATGCATctgaagaaatataaaaataaaagaccaCCGCTACAATGTGCATATACAATTGAATTTATGGATAATGAAATAAATGAGGCCAACAATTACACAACTGGAACAacacaggaaaaaaaaagaatgaaccCACGTGAGATGACAGTCAACATGGAATGAGTCGGTGGAACTACATAATACCTCTTATTTCTCACAACATTAGTAGTGCGAGTAAAAAATCTGACCCATGCTAAATTGCTAACCCCTCCTCCCCTTAGAAACACCTCTTATTTCTCACAATCTCTAACACTTTACATATCTCTTTTCCCATAGCTGGTCTGAACCCTAACAACCCTAAAGCTCCCTCTCTGTAACACACTACTGCCACTCCTCTGTGACTGTGCTCCTAAGCACACAGCCATTCCCCTAATACATGCCTCACACTCACATCCTCAATTCCAAGATCCACCACTCGTAGCCCTTGACATGTGAGTAGGCTGTCAGCATTGATCTGGATCTTCCATGGATCTGATGAGTTGATGAGGAGGGCTTTACACTGAAGCATCAACTTCAAGGATATCCATCATACAAGTAAATATTGACTAAGCTTAGAGAGCAACCGCATACTTTCTCAGAAGCCAAGAGGGCTTGACCACAGGAATTCTGTCTTAGTTCTCCCATTCTAATCTTTTATTCTCTACTCCCCCTCTAACTGGCAATTCTGTCTTTCCTTTGATAAGATTTTTCcatctcaaaaaggtgcaaaacaAGAAATTATCTGTCTTCTTCTAAGGAATTCATTCCTTATCAGTTTGTTTTATTCATATTTCAAAAAACCGGCAcacaaaaatatactaataaCACAAAACGTATTGGTTCTACTAATTATTCAAATCTAGTGACATTAAATGAAAAGGCATGAAAAAGGCCCACATAATGCAATAGAGGGAACTTACACGACATATTCAgcaacaatatattatatattagactaATTTTtcatagttatactaatcaaccatggtttttttttttttggtttggggggggggggcggcggCGGAAGGGTAACTAAAACTCATAAGAAACTTGTAACATATAAAAAAGGGGGCATAAGACAgactgaaaagaaagaaaagaaaacaaaagtagCATACAAGGCTGCCAGCAATGACAAGCTAGAAGACCTTAGAGAACTCACCCACCCCTTCTCTCTGGCCTTTTCTCCTCATAttaacaatgaaaaaaaaaaattcgtataaaaaatactttgaaGGTCACTTTAATCAATAAAAATGAGACACCATTGCTCATTTTTGTATAGCTGACAAGCAGGGAATGACATGTTATTTTGACATACCTGAATGCGATTTATCAGACTCCAACATATTAACATATATCTTACTGAGGGAATGGTGGGTTCAATTTCTGTAGAATCCACTTAAAAATGGAGAAAGACCATCTGTTATATCTTGTTAGATTAGTGAGGAAGTGCCTGGGCTTCAATTTAACTATAAGGTAGAGtataaatcaatattttattagtaaCAGTATAAATCAATTAGAAGAAAAGGTCTCTCAATGTAACATCCTTAGTGCCAACTTTATTCTTGCAAATGGTTATCGTTTGTGCTTCATTAATAACAGCACTATTCCATTACACGGCATTTTCTTTAGACCGCATGGTTTGTACCTGTATAGAAGCTTTGAATATCCAGTTCATTAGTGCAGGTCACAATTATTATCTTCTACAATTGTAAATTAAATTCTTATAACAATTTATAAACATTAGAAAAGGTAAGATCAAGCTCAAAAAGTTTATTTAGATAAGAAAAGATTTGAACCTGAAAAACTTGGTGCATGGCTTCGATTTGCTTCCTACACCAGTTGAGTCCATTTCTGTTGCAACAAATTAGTTACTTTTTTTCAGTTAATATTCCTCTGGATTCTTAATGCACTTATACCAAATATTTTGAACTCATTAAAATCTTAATTACGTAATATTACATCCACAAAAGACAGTTCTTTTCTAGATATGTCCAAATAATCTATAAGAAGAACATTTCCTTTCTTACAGTTAAATACGTGTAATCAATAAGTGAATTTAATGAgcttatttactatttttcaaagtgaGAGAGTACTTTAGACTTCCCAAACGCTCAGTAAAGAGGGTGAGAATGCTTTAAAGTTTAGGGCAGCCTAAACGAAATTATCAATTCTTCACCCCATTCCTAACAACCACACAATTAACACATATCAATGGAGATGTAGCATAAATTAGCCCAGAAAAAGGCTTTTAACATTGCAGCAAAACAGTTGAGGAATTATCTAAAACCAAGAAGACATAACTAACTTTTCCAACTTTAAACTTTTACAAATACTCTCATAGAAAAGTGAACTCAAAATAGCATGTGCAGCACTTACtgcaaaatttttttctaagtaACTGCGCAATTCTTATAATTCAAAGAGTAAGATTCTGGTTACAATCTTTCCAACAATTGAGTAAATTGTTGATGAAGAACTTCTGTTCTCACGGTTACCATTCTAGTTTTCCCCttacattaaaaaaacacaaaaccaaaGGAGTTTTCACCAGATTGTTTTTGCAAGAATTcaccatatattaaaaaaaagccgCCGGGGCAAGATTGAATTAAGCCTTGTTTTGCATAACTATCCCCCATGGAATAAAACCATACACAATCTAGTTGACAACATCTTAAATACTACATGTACACGTAGCTAAGTAACTGGAATTAAAAAAACGAAATTAAAAGCGAACAGACAGGATCAGAGGAAAGCAAAAGGATGTTGACGAACAAAGACAAGAAAAACCTAAATTTTCATTGCACCCAATATATCAATTTTATCACACTTTCTTAGCAACCAAACAGAGCATGACGTACAAAAATAATAGGAAGCAGACCCAATACATAAATATgtttaagaaaaagaagagaaaggctCTAAAAACCTTGTTTGAACTTCTTGGCGCCGCCATTAGCGTTCAACCCAGCTTCAGACCTCCCTCTCTTGCGAATATCCATCTGGTTCACCTCACAGATCCAGATCTAAATACAAAAACACGCGTATGGCACTGAAAATCCTAAAGAATATGCCGCAAGAATCAAGTACCAAAGGAAACCCCGGAAAAAATGATTAACTACCCGTGCAAAAACCCTAAACCTAGACGAGGGTTTTTGTGGCGGAGAGGCAGCTTTGGGGGTGAAGGGTGGGCTTCGAAAGTggatagtgaggagagagaggtcGAGAGAGGGAATTTCCTTTACTAATGCACTATTACACAGActctttataattttgtttttttaatcaattattacaaaattttattgtaCATTCACAGATTACAATGGATTCCAGACTTTTGCGTGAAAAGAAAGTCACCAAAGTCACGTGCGTTGATGTCAACAAAAATATGTAGGCGTGAAATGGATGACTTATCACCTGCGCTTATTGTCATTAGATATTAACGCCTTGAttgttttgtaattataaatttttaaaatttttatataaaatataataaataatttaatttttttaatatcaaaataaaaattatattttaaaactattatatttaatttttaatttttatcttattcccTCTCATAccgtatcatatatataaacaaatgaGGCCACAAGGATTTGAACTCACTTGTGACATATCAAGTTCAGTGAATTTTGCCAAGTTCTAGATAGCATAAGCTCTTATCTCCAAATAAAATAATCAGATTCGAACCCaactcttatataaaaaaaagttcaatgaattatgcaatcaaatagataacttatttttttaagagtaaGATTCGCAGTATTCTATTTATTGAGTAACAACCccattgtattattattttcttttttaattttaatttcaaacttcaaattttaaaattttcacacatTTCAGCAATTTTCAACAGTAATACATATACATGTGTGAttatttaagtaaaattataactatagataacatttttctattttcattttattttttaaatggattGGGACTACATTACAATTCAAATATGTcttaatgtttttgttttttttttttgttttttaattattggcaTTGAGTGTCCTTGGACGTGTTTCGACTAATTGCAGGGGTGCACAAGACCTCAACAATGAATTTCCAGCAAGTGTACTTCGAGTAATTCAAAAGGAGAATTTTCAATTCGATAATCCCTATAAATTATTTACACTCAATGAGATTTGAATCTTAAATCTAATGGAGGGTATAAAATATCTCAGACTCAAAGTGGCTTTCCAAACCCAGCTTATCaggaaggaagaaagagagatggAATGAAGGAACAAAAGGCTGAGTAAGTAAAATGGTGATAGGGTGTAAGGCGAAAAAGAAGTGAGATAATATAAAGAAGAAGTAATGTGACATAAAGGAGATGTGATATGATATACATAAAGGATGGACATAGGATAAAAGAAATGGACTACATGACTTGAGGGGGGCCTTTTCCAAATAGCTAATGGGACTTCTCCTCTAGCTTCTTCTACCTCGCAACTAACGCACCAACAACACGATCTCCTCCATAAAATAGATCATTGATCTCTATTATACAATGAGGATAAGAAACCATTAAAgtctgaaaaaaaattatattatagtgaATTATTCTTTTCTAAAACTCCCGTGGACGTAAACATTATACCAAATtacgtaaatttatatattttatcctcttttatttttcatgcatttatttCTCGTTCGCTACCATGAATGTATGCACATACACCGTATAGTTACTCCTAAACACCGTCAGGAGCTCGACACTACATTGATTGATACTAGAATCATCACTCTCATTCAAGTTTGTTGTGCAATTTTTAGGCATTATCACCTTATATGAACATAACCCAAAACCCAAAACTTTCACTACTTGGCTCAACCGCTTATCAAACCAAAGATTACATCCTTTCGTTTTCACTCCAACATATTTATCTGGTCTGGACAAAAGATTTAAGTGTAATTTAgattgagatgattttaaatgaaagttaaataaaatattattttttaatatcattattattttataatttgaaaaaattgaattgttttttattttttaagtcaaaattttaaaaaattataatgataaaataaaattagatgagaATAAACCATTTCTATCTCCAAACTAAACcttacttttcttttaacttttaattatcaaattattgagttttatttgtttaattatttttcttgaaaacagTTCACGTCAAAACAGAATCATTCGATAACATTTCTTATCATATCATCTTTTTGGGTTGGAGCAGGACGGGACGGCGAAGGCGGTGATTTGGCTTTGTGTAACAATCGTGCATTGCAAAGGCCATTCCGTTCCAACTACTTGTAGTtctcatcccaattggattatCGGCTCAGCTGATCATTCACTGTAACAccactcctagaagatgaagcaTATTAATCCTCCCATCAAGCACAAAAATCGTACAGCCATTATTTTGACGAGCCTGTCCGAAATGGCCAtgcatgtgagagagagagagagagagagagagagagagagagagagagagagagagcccgaGCTGTGTTACACTCCCATTCTCTTTAATTGTCTATTTTCTGGGGAAAATGAGCACCCAGATGAATAAATTGCAGGCTTGCAGCCCCAATACAGTTTGCACGAGTTCCTCAACATGAATTAAAACTAGACAACAAAACTGTCACATTATGTATTCCTCATCCAAGATCCTCCGGACTGCCGCTTAGACCCATCTTGCAAAAAGATGACTTCTCGGAGTGTAAACGGGCACACATCCCAAATCTCGACTGAGTCAGCGAGAGAGATGCCTCCAAGTGTGCCCCGTCCCCGAGAGCACAGCAAATGCTCGGATTTGAAGTTTGGTGATTTGCCAACAGGGACTTCTTCCCTAAGAGATCACTTGTCTCAAAAAATAGTGAGATTCAACCCTCAATTTCAGTATTAACCAATGTCAGTATATTCAGGCAATAGTGAACAATCATCGAGTCCAGAGATTAAGCCAGGAACATAGTGATGTGGGACTGTTTCCAAACTCTCCATTTCCATGGAGAGCTCCGTATCCCTGCCAGAAAGTAAATTACTTCCCACATTGTCATTCCCAACAGCCAGGATGAAGGGTTGAGACGGGTCAAACCCCATATTAGGATCAATCAATGCACATGCCGGCAATGGTTCCAACGGTGGCTTGGCAACAAGGAGGGGCATCTCACAATGGTCCATTGAAGTTCTTTTGAACTTTGATTTAGAATGCTTCATTGAGTCAGAGAGAGACGACTTGTGCTTTCCCAGTGACGGTAACTTTGAAGCTGATCTAGCCCTGACGTCATTTGTTGGGAATACAGAGGATGCCCATCCCAGACTATCTTCAACACAAGCTTTCGCAGAAACCCTGAGATGGTGGCATTACACTGTAAGCAATCtgcaaatatattttccaatgaCCTTGACATAAACTAATTTTGCGTCATGCATATAACAgttgataatcaatcatcttttgtCTTGATGACTTAAACCAGCCTCTCAACAATGGATTTGTATCTCCAAAATGGCACAGCCAAAAATCACAACAAATATATTAGTGTGGGTCGTGACCCAGATACCCCCCTGAAGAAGACAAAAACCACTAACACGCACAAAATGAGGTGGTCATGCAGACACTACCATGATCAAAGGTCAGATCAGCAAATGCCAAATATCAACAATTAATTCTCCAAAAGAACCAAACAAACTTTTACCATGTtggcaactacaaaaatattaaatattgatttATAAAAGAAACGTAACCATTTCATTTTAAAGAACAGATTTTGTTGCCAAGAAATAAACTCTGGTGAAACCATGTGACAGAATAAAGAAATAGATCATAACTGGTAGTTGATAAATCCAAGTCATGAAACAAGAAAACTGCATGCATGTTTGCATTAGACCATTACCTGAAACGGTTCTCGGCCATATTTCGGAAAGCTTTAAGATGTTGATCATCCCCATTAATCTCACTTACAGATGGTGGAGCATCTTCCCTTGATATTGACAAACTTATAACAGATGGAAAATCGACTGCAGAGTCCCCCATTTCCTTCTGGAATTCTATTGTTACCTCCAGTTGTTCAGTAGCGGCTGACATGTCATCCCCACGGTTGCAAAGGGAGACTCTGTCATCCGGCTGTCTATAGTAGGCATCATGGAGAGCAGCTGCTAACTTCTTTCTACTCTGGCCTAAATTAGTGAATTTCATCCTTTCTAAAGGTTCTCGTGAATTCTTAGAAATCTGCCTGACTGAAGTTaaaaaccttccaccaaaatagAGACCATTTCGGGATGATGGGAGGCTTGGTCTGCAATCAACACGTGATGTCACCTTCCAGACAGAAGAAAGAAGAGCGGTAAAGTGCTTTTGGAGGAGTAACTCTCTATCTGGCTGCTCCGCAGCAAAGTCTAACAGCATTCGAATGTTATCCTGCCACAAAAGAAAGTTAATGAGCAAGGTTTCCTTGTTCAATCTTTTTTATCGTGctaaatttataattagaattagtaaaatttcttctactttttaatttgcatatgGGACCCACCCACCTGTAAAAAATAGTTGTCTGCAACATGCATATGCGCAAAGCAgttttctgtttttatttttattttttgataagtcagTCAACTTCTATTAAAATTACTACAACATGCAGATGTGCAAATCAGTTTAGTTAGCAAGATGTTTGAAATTACTACTCTTACCTCCGTTACTTTAAGAAGAGCCTTTCCCGAGCCTGTATTGCCAACCTTTTCAGTATTAAGATTGTCAGGTGCAGACAAAACATATCTCTGGATGAGTTCTCTAAACCTCTCACAGCAATGAACAGGATGGCGATATCTTCCCCTATAACGCCCACCAGCAGTCATCCCATAAAGAGTTTCACTAACCAAGCTCCAATGAGGGCCATATTCATGAACCACAGCACATAATATTGCGTCCTCTTGCGGCAACCAAAAATCAGGAGATGGAACACACTCTCTAGACCATATATTTGCCTTCTTTAGCTTCTCTGGTTTTATCATTAAAACCCGCTTTACTGGCATGGTAGTAATGGATACTTTACCTCCCATTCTGCTCCTGCTTGCTGTTTTTTGTTCAATATCAACCACACTATCGCATGGTCTTGAATATACAGGTTCATCATGCTGCATACCTGACAGGTTGGAATCTAAATCTAAAGGACATTGTTCGCTGGGAGGCTTCTTCAGTTTCTTTAACTTCTTTTTCAAGGACTTTCCTTCTTCAACATCCAGTGCAGATTCAGCCTTCTTACGTTTTTTCTGCACACTCGAAATTGGTGAAACAATTTCTGAAGAGGTGACCACCTCATGACTAATAATCTCATCATCTACTGACATAGGTTCTGCTGATGGCTCTTCTTTAACAGGCTTTAGTTCAGATGCTAAGGATCTTTTCTTCAGAGATTTGAACTTGGCTTTCTTAGCCTTCTTTTTAGACTTGGG
This sequence is a window from Carya illinoinensis cultivar Pawnee chromosome 9, C.illinoinensisPawnee_v1, whole genome shotgun sequence. Protein-coding genes within it:
- the LOC122276626 gene encoding zinc finger CCCH domain-containing protein 14-like; protein product: MDIRKRGRSEAGLNANGGAKKFKQEMDSTGVGSKSKPCTKFFSTAGCPFGESCHFLHYVPGGYNAVAQMMNLAPATPAASRNMAGPPTIQNGSTPAVKTRMCNKYNTAEGCKFGDKCHFAHNDWELGKPIAPSHEDPRAMGPIPGRMGSRMELPPPGPAASFGASATAKISVDASLAGAIIGKGGVNSKQICRQTGAKLSIRDHESDPNLRNIELEGTFEQIKEASAMVRQLIVTVSVAGPPKTHGMPGAAAPPGSNYKTKLCENFTKGSCTFGERCHFAHGAAELRKSGV